From a single Octopus sinensis linkage group LG5, ASM634580v1, whole genome shotgun sequence genomic region:
- the LOC115211668 gene encoding uncharacterized protein LOC115211668 isoform X1, translating to MGKECKVKKKEKRFPPCDCVSYSSPPSENNDSCSLCCIKKFCSRGKRNKRHGQTQQQTDDDQQRNDDECAPCYIEIKSSKKHQCHTIWPKGSGCWSETELEKFFKTFSEKESPTTKNLTLVASLATLLVLAIIFILFLILWISFRRKRNSTPDDKFASSNVQNVNEKNHPYEEIDETTTTISFCNSSIVNKNTATTTNPRNIGEETYEVLEEESSPRYDKLAFNELEIVNNENRNNS from the exons ATGGGAAaag AATGCAAagtgaagaaaaaagagaaacgtTTTCCTCCATGTGATTGTGTCAGCTATAGTTCACCACCGAGCGAGAACAATGATTCATGTTCACTATGCTGCATCAAAAAATTTT GTTCAAGAGGAAAAAGGAACAAACGCCATGGTCAGACACAACAGCAGACTGATGATGATCAACAAAGGAATGATGATGAGTGTGCACCATGCTACATCGAAATTAAAT CTTCTAAAAAACACCAATGCCATACGATCTGGCCCAAAGGATCTGGGTGTTGGAGCGAGACGGAATtggaaaaatttttcaaaacctTCTCGGAAAAGGAATCACCAACAACCAAAAATCTAACACTGGTTGCTTCTTTGGCCACACTTTTGGTATTAGCGATCATATTTATTCTCTTCTTAATTTTATGGATATCATTTAGACGAAA ACGAAACTCAACTCCAGATGATAAATTCGCCAGTTCAAATGTTCAAAATGTAAATGAGAAAAATCATCCGTATGAAGAAATCGATGAAACCACG acAACTATTTCCTTCTGCAATAGTAGTATAGTGAATAAAaacactgcaacaacaacaaacccaaGAAACATCGGTGAGGAAACATATGAAGTCCTAGAAGAAGAGTCTTCTCCAAGATATGATAAACTGGCTTTTAACGAACTGGAAATTGTGAACAATGAGAACAGAAATAACTCTTAA
- the LOC115211668 gene encoding uncharacterized protein LOC115211668 isoform X2, with product MGKGSRGKRNKRHGQTQQQTDDDQQRNDDECAPCYIEIKSSKKHQCHTIWPKGSGCWSETELEKFFKTFSEKESPTTKNLTLVASLATLLVLAIIFILFLILWISFRRKRNSTPDDKFASSNVQNVNEKNHPYEEIDETTTTISFCNSSIVNKNTATTTNPRNIGEETYEVLEEESSPRYDKLAFNELEIVNNENRNNS from the exons ATGGGAAaag GTTCAAGAGGAAAAAGGAACAAACGCCATGGTCAGACACAACAGCAGACTGATGATGATCAACAAAGGAATGATGATGAGTGTGCACCATGCTACATCGAAATTAAAT CTTCTAAAAAACACCAATGCCATACGATCTGGCCCAAAGGATCTGGGTGTTGGAGCGAGACGGAATtggaaaaatttttcaaaacctTCTCGGAAAAGGAATCACCAACAACCAAAAATCTAACACTGGTTGCTTCTTTGGCCACACTTTTGGTATTAGCGATCATATTTATTCTCTTCTTAATTTTATGGATATCATTTAGACGAAA ACGAAACTCAACTCCAGATGATAAATTCGCCAGTTCAAATGTTCAAAATGTAAATGAGAAAAATCATCCGTATGAAGAAATCGATGAAACCACG acAACTATTTCCTTCTGCAATAGTAGTATAGTGAATAAAaacactgcaacaacaacaaacccaaGAAACATCGGTGAGGAAACATATGAAGTCCTAGAAGAAGAGTCTTCTCCAAGATATGATAAACTGGCTTTTAACGAACTGGAAATTGTGAACAATGAGAACAGAAATAACTCTTAA